In Felis catus isolate Fca126 chromosome A2, F.catus_Fca126_mat1.0, whole genome shotgun sequence, the following proteins share a genomic window:
- the FGL2 gene encoding fibroleukin yields the protein MKLANWWGLSSAVLAAYGVLVVANNETEEVKDEMAKDACPVRLESRGKCEEGSECPYQVSLPPLTIQLPKQFGRIEEVFKEVQNLKEMVNSLKKSCQDCKLQADDSRAPGRNGQLLPSPGALGEADDNRVRELESEVNKLSSDLKNAKEEIDVLQGRLEKLNLVNMNNIENYVDSKVANLTFVVNSLDGKCSSKCPNQEEIQSRPVQHLIYKDCSDYYTIGKRSSETYRVTPDPKNSSFEVYCDMETMGGGWTVLQARLDGSTNFTRTWQDYKVGFGNLRREFWLGNDKIHLLTKSKEMILRIDLEDFNGVKLYALYDQFYVANEFLKYRLHIGNYNGTAGDALHFSKHYNHDLKYFTTPDRDNDRYPSGNCGLYYSSGWWFDACLSANLNGKYYHQKYRGVRNGIFWGTWPGITEAHPGGYKSSFKEAKMMMRPKHFKP from the exons ATGAAGCTAGCCAACTGGTGGGGGCTGAGCTCGGCTGTCCTTGCGGCTTATGGCGTTTTGGTTGTGGCGAACAATGAAACGGAGGAAGTTAAAGATGAAATGGCCAAGGATGCCTGCCCGGTGAGACTAGAAAGCAGAGGGAAATGCGAGGAGGGGAGCGAATGCCCCTACCAGGTGAGCCTGCCGCCACTGACCATTCAGCTCCCGAAGCAGTTCGGCAGGATCGAGGAGGTGTTCAAGGAAGTCCAGAACCTCAAGGAAATGGTAAATAGCCTCAAGAAATCTTGCCAAGACTGCAAACTGCAAGCTGACGACAGCCGAGCCCCGGGCAGAAATGGACAGCTGTTACCTAGCCCAGGAGCGCTAGGAGAAGCCGATGACAACAGAGTTCGAGAATTAGAGAGTGAGGTTAACAAGCTGTCTTCTGACCTAAAGAATGCAAAGGAGGAGATCGATGTGCTTCAGGGTCGCCTAGAGAAGCTCAACCTTGTAAATATGAACAACATAGAAAATTATGTTGACAGCAAAGTGGCAAATCTAACATTTGTAGTCAATAGTTTGGATGGCAAGTGTTCATCTAAGTGTCCCaatcaagaagaaatacagtCACGTCCAG TTCAACATCTAATATATAAAGATTGCTCTGACTACTACACAATAGGCAAAAGAAGCAGTGAGACCTACAGAGTCACGCCGGATCCCAAAAATAGTAGCTTCGAAGTTTATTGTGACATGGAGACCATGGGGGGAGGCTGGACAGTGCTGCAGGCACGTCTCGATGGAAGTACCAACTTCACCAGAACATGGCAAGACTACAAAGTAGGCTTTGGGAACCTCAGAAGAGAATTTTGGCTGGGGAACGATAAAATTCATCTTTTGaccaaaagtaaagaaatgattCTAAGAATTGATCTTGAAGACTTTAATGGTGTCAAACTCTATGCCTTGTATGATCAATTTTACGTGGCCAACGAGTTTCTCAAATACCGTTTGCACATCGGTAATTATAACGGCACAGCTGGAGATGCCTTACATTTCAGTAAACATTACAACCATGATCTGAAGTATTTCACCACCCCAGATAGAGACAATGATCGGTATCCCTCTGGGAACTGTGGGCTCTATTACAGTTCAGGCTGGTGGTTTGATGCATGTCTTTCTGCAAACTTAAATGGCAAATATTATCACCAAAAATATAGAGGTGTCCGTAATGggattttctggggcacctggcctgGTATAACTGAGGCACACCCTGGTGGCTACAAGTCCTCCTTCAAAGAGGCTAAAATGATGATGAGACCCAAGCACTTTAAGCCATAA